AATTTGTACTAAATTGGTATTAAGCCGCGATGCTTCGTAATGCACACTAGCTACTTGCTCTCGTGCTTTACTATTTTCAGGGGCTAAATCATTAGAAAGATTTTCAATTGACTGAATAAGAAGAAATAATGAATTTTTCATATCGTGCACAGCAGCAGCTAGCACCGACGAAAAGTCGATAGGAGAGGTAAGTTGCTTTTTTTCACTCATATGAATAAAACCCGTTATTTTCCTTAAATTTGAAGGTGTTGTACCAATTAAAACATCTGTAAGGATAAAGGAAAACAATTATTCAGTAGGTAACCCATTTTCAGTATTACTTATTTAGCGCAAAATTACCTACTATTTTGTGGGTTAATCTGTCACTTTTGTAATAGCTTATCGTAATTATTAGTAGTTTTGGTTATAACGATAAGGTTATAGTACACAACTGGTTACAAGGAGCGATGTTTTACATGAAATTACAACAGCTACGTTACATAGTAGAAGTACTTAACAATAATCTGAATGTTTCTGCCACGGCAGAAAGTTTATATACCTCTCAGCCGGGCATTAGTAAGCAGGTGAGAATGCTAGAGGATGAGTTGGGTGTACAGATTTTTGGGCGTAGTGGTAAGCATCTAACCCATGTTACTGATGCCGGAAACGATGTCATTAATATATCCCGCGAAATTTTAGCCAAAGTAGAAAGTATCAAAGCGGTGGCACGGGAGCATACGCTACCCGATCAAGGTAAGCTAAATATCGCCACTACGCATACGCAAGCACGTTATGCGCTACCTGATGTGATCCAAGGTTTTATGAGCAAGTACCCGAAGGTGTCTTTACACATGCATCAAGGGACGCCATCGCAAATCAGTGATCTGGCCGCTAAGGGCGAAGCCGACTTTGCTATCGCTACTGAAGCTTTGCATTTATATAATGATTTGGTGATGTTGCCTTGTTATCACTGGAATCGAAGTGTAATTGTCAATAAAGACCATCCTTTGTCGAAGAAAGGCTCTATCGATATTAGTGATATCGCCAAATACCCCCTAGTAACCTATGTATTTGGTTTCACTGGTCGCTCAGAACTCGACCAAGCGTTTGAGCGTGCGGGCCTTACGCCTAAAATTGTCTTTACCGCCACCGACGCCGATGTCATTAAAACTTATGTGCGGTTAGGTGTGGGTATTGGTGTTATTGCTTCCATGGCCGTTAGCGATGAACTCGATTCAGACTTAGTGAAAATTGATGCGAGTCATTTGTTCGATTACAGCACGACCAAAATAGGCTTTAGAAAGGGCTCTTTCTTACGAAGCTATATGTACGACTTTATTGAGCGCTTTGCACCGCATTTAACAAAAGATAAAGTTGAAAAAGCCATGATGCTGAAAAACAATGATGAAGTTGAAAAGATGTTCAAAGGAGTAACCTTACCGGTTAAGTAAGGTAGATTAGCCAAACAGTCAAATTTAGCGTTGAAAAGTTAATCGGGTCATTTGGATTAGCTGTTTATGTATGAAAATACGTAACAGAATAAAAAGGCGATTTGCGGTGTTCTTACTTAAACCGCCATCGCCTTTTTTGTCTCTACTGGTGTACTAAAGCCAGTGATTTCATTTAACGGTTAGCATTCGATAATATTAACTGCCAGCCCGCCACGTGCTGTTTCTTTGTACTTGGTTTTCATGTCGTTACCCGTATCACGCATGGTTTTAATGACTTTATCTAACGATACCTTGTGCTCGCCGCTGCCTCTCAGTGCTAACCGTGAAGCGTTTATCGCTTTAATTGCACCCATAGCATTGCGTTCAATACAAGGAACCTGTACCAAGCCACCCACGGGGTCGCAAGTTAATCCTAGGTTATGCTCCATACCAATTTCAGCTGCATTTTCTACTGCAGGTACAGTACCGCCCATAATCTCTGCCAGCGCACCCGCAGCCATAGAACATGCCACACCCACTTCACCCTGACAGCCTACTTCAGCACCCGAAATGGATGCATTTTCTTTGTACAAAATACCAATCGCTCCTGCGGTGAGTAAAAAGCGGCTTGCCACTTCTTCATCCACTGGGCGAATAAATTTGTCTACATAATGTAAAACCGCAGGAATAATACCGGCCGCGCCATTGGTGGGCGCAGTTACCACTCGGCCCCCAGCTGCATTTTCTTCATTTACGGCTAATGCAAATAAGTTTACCCAGTCCATGGTTTGCATGGGGTCGGTAGTATGTTCAGTTTGCAGGCGGCGATAAAGCGCCGGCGCACGGCGCACCACTTTAAGACCACCTGGCAATATGCCTTCACTGTCGATGCCACGTTGAACACAGGCTTTCATCACCAACCATATTTCAAACAGCTTTTGCTTTACGGCGTGAGCAGGTTGAAAAGTCGTTTCGTTCTTAAGCATAAGGGCGCTAATACTTAACCCATTATTTTTGCATTGCTCTAGCAGCGCAGCACCAGACTTAAAAGGAAAAGGTACAGTCGCTTGAACGGCACCGGCATGTGCTTTAGTGGCATCAAAGTCTTCTTCTTTTACGATAAAACCGCCACCGATGCTGTAGTACGTTTGCTCGCACAGCAGGGTGTCGTTTTCATATACGTAAAAAGTAAGTGCATTAGCATGCTTAGGAAGGGTTTTACGGCGATGAAAGACAATCGCGTTTTTGTTTGGAAATAAAATAGGCTTCTCGCCATTTAGGTACAAAGATTCTTGGTTTCGTACGTCTTCTAGTAATGGCTCTATTTTATTCACGTCAATGCTTTCAGGCATTTCACCCGATAATCCAAGAATAACGGCTTTACCTGTACCATGACCAATACCGGTTTGACCTAAAGAGCCAAACAATTCCACTTTAATCGTAGTGATTTTTGAAAACAATGCGGTGTCTGTTGCAAGTGTTTTAGCATATTCAGCACCCGCACGCATGGGGCCAACGGTGTGCGAGCTTGAAGGGCCAATACCCACGCTAAACATATCAAAAACACTAATCATAAAAATACACCAGTCTACATTACTAATACCTAGATCATGCATGTAGACGGGCTTAACTACAATACAGAAAACCTAATCAATTGATAAGAATTGCTAATGTGGTGTAAAGAAACATTTAACGGCACGCAAGGGTAAGTGTGTTTGAGAGTAGGTGAGCTTAAGGATGAATATGGTGAGACAAGTTTCGTAGTATGGCAGCCGTAGCACCCCAAATCATATGTTCATTCCACGGAATAAAATAGATAGGCGATGAACGCTTACCTTTACGAGCAGTATGAATAAGATGATTTTTGCGATTCAGTACATGAGCTAAAGGCACCTCGAAAGCACTTTCTACTTCGTTAGGGTCGATAACAGGCGTAAAACTGGGTTCAACAAAACCAACAACCGGGGCTATCTGATAACCGCTTACTGTCCTGTAATTGGGTAACACCCCAATAATTTCTACGTTTTCAGAAGGCATGCCTATTTCTTCGCGGGCTTCTCTTAAAGCGGCATCAAAAACGCTGTTATCTACTTCATCTACTGCGCCACCGGGGAAACTAATTTGCCCTGGATGATGACGTAAGTGATGTGCACGCTCTGTGAGTAATACCGTCAGCTCATTACCATAATCCATTAAAGGAATTAATACCGCAGCAGGCCTACCTCTAGATTTAAGCGGGTAATCGGGCTCTCGGTGCGTTTGACGCAAATGGTGAAATTGGCGGAGGAAATCAGCTCTGTTCACGGCCCGCTCCAAAGTGGGAGGTTAGCACTGGCAGAATTTTAGACACTTTATCCAAGGTTTCTTTGTACTCGTCATTAGCCACTGAATCTAAAACAATACCACCACCAGCCCAGCAATGCAGCTGGTTATTCTCCGCAAGCAGCGTACGAATACAAATGCTTGAGTCCATATCTTCACGAAAGCCCATATAAAAAATGCTGCCGCAATAGATATTGCGTCTATGTACTTCAAGCTCGTCTATAATTTCCATCGCCCTAATTTTAGGTGCGCCTGTAATAGAACCGCCAGGAAATGAGGAGGCAAGTAAATCTAATGGCGCTGCATCGTCGTTAAGTTCGCCGACAACCGTGCTCACCAAATGATGCACTGCTTCATAGCTTTCTAAGGCAAATAACTCAGGTACTTTTACTGAATGAGGCTTGCAGTGTTTTGAAAGATCATTACGCAGTAAATCAACAATCATAAGGTTTTCCGCACGATCTTTCGATGCAGTCAGCAAAGACTGAGCACTTTGTGCATCTTTAGCTTCATCACTAAACCGTGGGCGTGTACCTTTTATAGGTTTAGTTTCCACCACGCCCTGCTTAACACTAATAAAGCGTTCGGGAGATATACTTAAAATAGTGCTGTTTTTTAACTGAATGAATGCAGAAAAGGGCGCTTGGTTACTTTCTCGTAAGGCGCGATAAGCGTGCCAGCAATCGCCCGTGTATGCAGCTGTGAAACGCTGCGCCATGTTTACTTGGTAACAGTCGCCCGCTTTTAAATAGTCATGAATTCGTTCAATACGGTCAATATAGGCTTCTTTTGTTAGGTTAGATTTCCAATCACTGGTTAATGAAAACGGCGTTTTAGCAATATCATCACCTTGTGTTTTCTCATCATTGATGGAGGCTAAAGAGACACGGCCTTTATGGTCGTTTTCACCGCAAAAATCACCAGCATCAGCATTATTTTTAAAATCAGTAGTAAAATTAGGCTGTATGACAAAGTCAGGTGGTGTGGTTTCACCTGTCGCCGAGCAAAAATACAAGGTACCGGTAACCGTATCCTCAATTAAAGATGACAGGTAAAGCCCTACGGAAAAATCTGGGGTGGTATAGGTTTGCGCCGCATTTGCTGGAAGCTTTTCGTAATAGCGCCCTGCATCGTAACCAGCAAAACCCGTTACGCCTACAATAAAAGGGAGTTGTTTAGCTAATGATTGGCTAGTCTCATCTACCTTAAGATTGGCCACTGATCCATGAAGGTAGTGCGTGACGGCTTCAAAAGGCTGAAAGTTAGTTGTGAATGCCTTCTCGCCATCTAATTGCACTAGAGGGGCTTCACCGTGCTTGGCCGTTACGGTAGCGCTAGGCTCCCATACCATCACATTGTAGCGACCATTGCTTTTCGTGGAGCCACAGGTATCAAGCAAAACGGCTCCCGCGCGGTGGGCAACCTGCTCAAAAATATCTATAAGGCAAAGTGAAAACGATGTGCTGATTGGCGTAATGGTAACTTGCGATGTTGCGGGCATTAAAAACTAACTCTATACATCAGGTTAAGAAGAATGTTGTCGGCATTGAAGCTGCGTTAAATGGGTACTGGAAAATTAATTAAACCGTATTAGCACGCTATCAAACAGCTAACGTTAGCTAAGCGCGTTAAATTTACCTGCACAAGTTTGTTTTATCGCAAAGCTTCACCCATATTTTACATGGTACGGTGCCAACAGATGCGCTAGTATACGCTTTTTTAGCAGGCTAAGACCACGAAAGCAAAATAAAAAAAGAGGATGTCATGACCGTTATCCGCCAACAGGACTTCATTGATAGCATTGAAGATTCCCTACAGTTTATTTCTTACTATCACCCGCTCGACTACGTTAAAGCCGTAGAAGCAGCGTATAACCGAGAAGAAAGCCAAGCAGCTAAAGATGCGATGGCACAAATCCTTATTAACTCTAGAATGTCAGCTGAAGGCAAACGTCCTTTATGTCAAGACACCGGTATTGTGACCTGCTTTGTAAAAGTAGGTATGGGTGTGACATGGGATAAAACCGACATGACTGTTCAACAGATGGTTGATGAAGGTACTCGCCGCGCTTATCTAAATCCAGATAACCCCTTGCGCGCTTCTATCGTTGCCGACCCTGCGGGCGCGCGAACCAATACCAAAGACAATACACCGTCAGTTGTGCACATTGATATGGTGCCAGGTGAAAAAGTTGAGGTGATGATTGCGGCAAAAGGCGGCGGCTCAGAAAACAAATCTAAAATGGTAATGTTAAACCCTAGCGATAATATTGCTGACTGGGTAGTGAAAACGTTGCCAACCATGGGCGCTGGTTGGTGTCCACCTGGCATGTTAGGCATAGGCATTGGTGGTACAGCAGAAAAAGCGGCTGTACTGGCTAAAGAAAGCTTAATGGATCCGGTAGATATTCAAGAGCTGATTGCTCGCGGCCCAGAAACCACAGATGAAAAGCTACGTGTTGAAATTTTCGAGCGCGTGAATCAATTGGGTATTGGTGCTCAGGGCCTAGGAGGCTTAACGACCGTAGTAGACGTTAAAATTATGTCTTTGCCTACCCATGCGGCGTCTAAGCCTGTGGCGATGATCCCTAACTGTGCAGCAACCCGACATGCACATTTTCATTTAGATGGCTCAGGTCCAGCTGAACTTACGCCGCCTAAATTAGAAGATTGGCCAGAGGTAACGTGGGAAGTGGGTGAAAACACCCGTCGCGTTAACCTTAATGATGTAACCAAAGAAGACATTCAAGACTGGAAAGTGGGTGAAACCGTATTACTTTCTGGAAAAATGTTGACTGGCCGTGACGCAGCGCACAAGCGTATTCAAACTATGCTTGATAATGGTGAAGGTTTACCTGAAGGTGTAGACCTAACCAACCGCTTTATTTATTACGTAGGCCCTGTTGATGCGGTTGGCGATGAAGTAGTAGGCCCAGCGGGACCAACTACTGCCACTCGTATGGATAAATTCACTGACATGATGTTAGAAAAAACAGGCCTTATCGGTATGATTGGCAAAGCAGAGCGTGGCCCTGCAACGGTCAAATCTATTGCTAAGCATCAGTCAGTTTATTTAATGGCCGTAGGTGGTGCAGCATACTTGGTTTCTAAAGCTATCAAGAAGTCACGGGTAGTGGCGTTTGAAGATTTAGGTATGGAAGCCATTTACGAATTTGATGTGGAAGACATGCCTGTTACCGTAGCAGTAGACAGCACAGGCGCTAACGCGCACGAAACTGGACCTGCTATTTGGAAAGCAAAAATTGAAGATTTAGATAAAGCGTTATCTAAGTAATCATACTTTTGTGTTTAAAACAGGTGCCATTGGCACCTGTTTTTGTTTATAGTGCTGTATAAATTAACAGTGCGTGTGTATTTATGTATTCCTTATCTGATTTGTCCCCCCAATATTTGAATGCTGGCTTATTTTTACTGGCGTTAATTTTTCTTATTTTGCTAATAGCGACCCGTAGAACACTGAACCAGGCTCACAAGAACATTGCCGAAAAAAATGATGCGTTACTTGCGCAGCAGCAGACCTACAATGAAACCCAAGAGCGTATGGGCATGCTGGTTGAAAAATCACGTCAGTATGAGCAGGTGCTAGCTGAGAAACATCAACTTAGTGAAGCATCAGGCGTGCTGCAAAAAGAGTACAGTAAGTTGCAGGCGCAATACGAAGCGCAAAAGGCTAGGCTTGATGCGCTTATGCAGAATCATGAAGAAAAGCTTGCGTTAATGCATTCCTCAGAACAACGCTTACAAACCCAGTTTGAAAACTTAGCGAATAAAATTTTTGATGAGAAAAGCGCAACCTATCAAACCCAAAGTAAACATAATATTGAAGCGGTATTGGCGCCCTTTAAATCCCAATTAGATGGGTTTAAACGACAAATTTCAGAACAACACATTCGTGAAGGGCAAGAGCGAGCGTCACTAAAAACGGAAATTTTAAGTTTAAAGGCGTTGAATCAGCGCATAACCGAAGAAGCTTCAGCGTTAACCAATGCCCTTAAAGGCGACAATAAAAAGCAGGGGAATTGGGGCGAGGTTATTTTAGAGCGCATACTCAAAGAATCTGGTCTTCGTGAAGGTCATGAGTTTGAAACCCAAGTGTCGGCACAATCTGAACAGGGTAGGCGATTGCAACCCGATGTTGTGGTGCATTTACCGAATGACAAAGACGTGATTATCGATTCCAAGGTAAGCTTAGCGGCGTACGAGCAATATTTTAATTGCGACGATGACGCCAGCCGCAAACAGTATCTCAGTGCACATGTCGCTTCAATCAAAGGCCATATAAAAGGGCTAGGCGCTAAGGAATACCAGTCGCTAAAAGGGCTGCGCACATTAGATTATGTTTTACTGTTCATTCCTATCGAGCCAGCCTTTCTATTGGCCATTGAAGAAGAGCCTGATCTTGTTTCACTCGCGCTTAATCATAATATTATGTTAGTTAGCCCCACGAATTTGCTTGTGGCATTACGTACCATCAATAATATTTGGCAATATGAGTACCAGAACCAAAACGCGCAACTCATCGCAGAACAAGCAGGAAAGCTATACGATAAATTTGTAGGCTTTGTCTCTGATATTGAAAAGATTGGTAAAGCACTAGATACCGCCCATGGCAGTTATGATGCAGCAATGAATAAGCTTTCAAGTGGGCGTGGAAATTTAGTCCGGCAAGTAGAGAAGTTCAGAGAAATGGGGGTTCAGCCCAGTAAACGGTTAGACAATACCTTGTCGAGATTATCCGATGAAGAATAATAAAAGCGCGTAGTTGAGGTAGTTATAAGGCTAATTAGGTTTAACGTTAACTAGGAATACTCTACGTTTCATCAGATATAAAAAAGGCCGCTTAACAGCGGCCTTTTACGTTTAAGTAATATCTAGGCGATATCGCTTATTTCATTTTACGTCTGCGTAAATACACAACTGGAACAAGTAGCAATGTTAACCAACCCATTGAACCACCGCTCTTATCAGTAACGCTTACGGTTACTGTTTCTGTTGTTGTATTTAAGCCATCAAATGCAACCACTTCAAACGTAACAGCAATAGTGCTATTCGTATTAGGCGCTGTAGTCGTTAGACTTGAGCCTGGGATGTCATTGATGGTAAATGTAACGTCATCACCTTCTGGATCTGTTGCTGTAGCAGAAACAGTGATTGACTCACCTTCTTCAACAGTAAACGGAGCCGTGATGTTGATAACAGGTGGTAAGTTATCTTTTATCGTTACATTAGCGGTTGCCATTGAAGTGTTACCGTTACTATCAGTAGCAGTAAGCTCAAGCACAATTAGCGTATCTTCCGTTACTTCTGGAGCAACTAGGATAGCTTCTTCTATGCCAGCACCTGCAATGATAGCTGCTGGTCCTTCAACTTGCTTCCAAGTAATGTCGACAGCGTCGCCATTAGGCTCTTCTACTAGGCCAGGTAAGTTCAACTCCATTAATTCAACCACTTCTAGTGTTGCCACTGTCATGCCGTCGATAGTTACAACTGGAGGACCTTCAACTTGTAAACCTTCGTAAGTTTCAGATACTGCAGATGCTGCACCAGGAATGTTAGTCACTTCAGACATGGCCATCATTTGAATAGCACCACCAGCGTCATCAGCATTTACCATAACGGTGTAAGCTAATTGAGTAGGGCTGCTATCAACGTCATCAAGATACATACAGATTTGCGTACCAGATGTAATTTCAGCATCAAAGTTAGCATCAAAGAAGTCTTGGCTGTAAGGCGTGTAGTAAGGAGCTTGACCCGTAGCGCCATCAATATCTTCGTAACCAATAGTCACAGGCAAGATACTACCAAGGTCGTGCGTCACGTTATCGTATGAGAATACGATGTTTGGCTGACCTTCAGATGGCTCATTGAAGAAAACAATTTGGTAATCTGCAATATCAGCGAAATCTTCGCTAAGACCCCAGAATCTCATGTTATCCCATTCAATGATGGTATACGCAGCACCTGCAGTAGCGACAGAAACGCCTACGCCGTTAGCAACGTCAAATTCTTGGTCGCGCCATAGCGGAGCAAGAACACCATTTGGATCTGCAACATCTGGAAGCCCTTGGTTAACCCAAGGCGACGAGATAGCAGTACCTAATGTTACAAAACCATCATCAGTAACTGTAACTGCACTATACATTGTGCCTAGGAAGTAAGCAGGAAGTGAATAAGTTCCGTCTACTGTATCCCCATCCAATGTATCATCTATACCAATACCAAAACCGGCTAGGTCGATGTATCCACCGCCTTGACCGAAGTCAGGGTTAGCACAGAATGCGTCAGTAGCATTAGTGGTAATTGCGTAAGATGGAGTAGCACCAAGTAGCGATTCTTGGGTAATAGACCAAGAAAGCGTATTTTCAGTAGCAACACCATCATGAGACAGTGAACCTTCAACTAACGTAACGTTATCTGGTAGCGTCAGTGAAATTTCATAGTCACGGTCTTCCGTAGTAAAGTTTGGAAGTACGTTTACATAGAAAGTGGCTTCTTCACCTGGTAGAACACGCTCTTCAGATTCTGCAGTTACATAAACATCATCTTCAGCACGAACGATATCAACAGGAATAACGCCAAGGTTATCAACGTTATCAGCATCAGTACCTATTGAAACAGCACCAACGTAGATATCACCCTCAACCGCGTCAGTTAAATCCCATGTAAAGCGTACATCGAATTCAGTTAACTGAGGAATAGCAGAAGGAGCGTCAATAGTTAACCCTTCACCTGGCTGGTTATCA
The nucleotide sequence above comes from Alteromonas naphthalenivorans. Encoded proteins:
- the pabB gene encoding aminodeoxychorismate synthase component I; translation: MPATSQVTITPISTSFSLCLIDIFEQVAHRAGAVLLDTCGSTKSNGRYNVMVWEPSATVTAKHGEAPLVQLDGEKAFTTNFQPFEAVTHYLHGSVANLKVDETSQSLAKQLPFIVGVTGFAGYDAGRYYEKLPANAAQTYTTPDFSVGLYLSSLIEDTVTGTLYFCSATGETTPPDFVIQPNFTTDFKNNADAGDFCGENDHKGRVSLASINDEKTQGDDIAKTPFSLTSDWKSNLTKEAYIDRIERIHDYLKAGDCYQVNMAQRFTAAYTGDCWHAYRALRESNQAPFSAFIQLKNSTILSISPERFISVKQGVVETKPIKGTRPRFSDEAKDAQSAQSLLTASKDRAENLMIVDLLRNDLSKHCKPHSVKVPELFALESYEAVHHLVSTVVGELNDDAAPLDLLASSFPGGSITGAPKIRAMEIIDELEVHRRNIYCGSIFYMGFREDMDSSICIRTLLAENNQLHCWAGGGIVLDSVANDEYKETLDKVSKILPVLTSHFGAGREQS
- the cysB gene encoding HTH-type transcriptional regulator CysB → MKLQQLRYIVEVLNNNLNVSATAESLYTSQPGISKQVRMLEDELGVQIFGRSGKHLTHVTDAGNDVINISREILAKVESIKAVAREHTLPDQGKLNIATTHTQARYALPDVIQGFMSKYPKVSLHMHQGTPSQISDLAAKGEADFAIATEALHLYNDLVMLPCYHWNRSVIVNKDHPLSKKGSIDISDIAKYPLVTYVFGFTGRSELDQAFERAGLTPKIVFTATDADVIKTYVRLGVGIGVIASMAVSDELDSDLVKIDASHLFDYSTTKIGFRKGSFLRSYMYDFIERFAPHLTKDKVEKAMMLKNNDEVEKMFKGVTLPVK
- a CDS encoding L-serine ammonia-lyase, whose product is MISVFDMFSVGIGPSSSHTVGPMRAGAEYAKTLATDTALFSKITTIKVELFGSLGQTGIGHGTGKAVILGLSGEMPESIDVNKIEPLLEDVRNQESLYLNGEKPILFPNKNAIVFHRRKTLPKHANALTFYVYENDTLLCEQTYYSIGGGFIVKEEDFDATKAHAGAVQATVPFPFKSGAALLEQCKNNGLSISALMLKNETTFQPAHAVKQKLFEIWLVMKACVQRGIDSEGILPGGLKVVRRAPALYRRLQTEHTTDPMQTMDWVNLFALAVNEENAAGGRVVTAPTNGAAGIIPAVLHYVDKFIRPVDEEVASRFLLTAGAIGILYKENASISGAEVGCQGEVGVACSMAAGALAEIMGGTVPAVENAAEIGMEHNLGLTCDPVGGLVQVPCIERNAMGAIKAINASRLALRGSGEHKVSLDKVIKTMRDTGNDMKTKYKETARGGLAVNIIEC
- the rmuC gene encoding DNA recombination protein RmuC; its protein translation is MYSLSDLSPQYLNAGLFLLALIFLILLIATRRTLNQAHKNIAEKNDALLAQQQTYNETQERMGMLVEKSRQYEQVLAEKHQLSEASGVLQKEYSKLQAQYEAQKARLDALMQNHEEKLALMHSSEQRLQTQFENLANKIFDEKSATYQTQSKHNIEAVLAPFKSQLDGFKRQISEQHIREGQERASLKTEILSLKALNQRITEEASALTNALKGDNKKQGNWGEVILERILKESGLREGHEFETQVSAQSEQGRRLQPDVVVHLPNDKDVIIDSKVSLAAYEQYFNCDDDASRKQYLSAHVASIKGHIKGLGAKEYQSLKGLRTLDYVLLFIPIEPAFLLAIEEEPDLVSLALNHNIMLVSPTNLLVALRTINNIWQYEYQNQNAQLIAEQAGKLYDKFVGFVSDIEKIGKALDTAHGSYDAAMNKLSSGRGNLVRQVEKFREMGVQPSKRLDNTLSRLSDEE
- a CDS encoding CoA pyrophosphatase; this encodes MNRADFLRQFHHLRQTHREPDYPLKSRGRPAAVLIPLMDYGNELTVLLTERAHHLRHHPGQISFPGGAVDEVDNSVFDAALREAREEIGMPSENVEIIGVLPNYRTVSGYQIAPVVGFVEPSFTPVIDPNEVESAFEVPLAHVLNRKNHLIHTARKGKRSSPIYFIPWNEHMIWGATAAILRNLSHHIHP
- a CDS encoding fumarate hydratase — translated: MTVIRQQDFIDSIEDSLQFISYYHPLDYVKAVEAAYNREESQAAKDAMAQILINSRMSAEGKRPLCQDTGIVTCFVKVGMGVTWDKTDMTVQQMVDEGTRRAYLNPDNPLRASIVADPAGARTNTKDNTPSVVHIDMVPGEKVEVMIAAKGGGSENKSKMVMLNPSDNIADWVVKTLPTMGAGWCPPGMLGIGIGGTAEKAAVLAKESLMDPVDIQELIARGPETTDEKLRVEIFERVNQLGIGAQGLGGLTTVVDVKIMSLPTHAASKPVAMIPNCAATRHAHFHLDGSGPAELTPPKLEDWPEVTWEVGENTRRVNLNDVTKEDIQDWKVGETVLLSGKMLTGRDAAHKRIQTMLDNGEGLPEGVDLTNRFIYYVGPVDAVGDEVVGPAGPTTATRMDKFTDMMLEKTGLIGMIGKAERGPATVKSIAKHQSVYLMAVGGAAYLVSKAIKKSRVVAFEDLGMEAIYEFDVEDMPVTVAVDSTGANAHETGPAIWKAKIEDLDKALSK